A window of Castanea sativa cultivar Marrone di Chiusa Pesio chromosome 8, ASM4071231v1 genomic DNA:
ttccttcttccctttccagCCGTTGGACGACCTTCTTTGAGCAAGTTCCATCGTGATCGCGTCCACAGGGCCCGTCTACATTCTGAACGAGACTTTCACTCGTTAGTGACCCTTAAGCGTCTACACAAGTGGGGACTCGGCCCTGAACCGTCCGTTGACGCCTTAACACACGAGCTAACtacccgtagacgtgagtgttCCTCTTTAAGATATgtgttttccatttttgttttattattattatttatttgtatgtatgtgttcgaacttttttatttttcttttttcttttttaggaatggcaaccatgaagggaaacaaaGGGAAAGAAGTGATCGACGAGGTAGCGAGACCTGAACCTCAGCCCCAGCCTCGTCCTGCTTctggagaaaaaaggaaaagcttgtccaagcatgtggacttggctagcttgccaAGTCGTCGGGGGAAGAAGGCTAAGTCTGGGTCGTCCAGGCCTGAAACTGCTAGGCCTGAACTTCCTTCCCAGCCGCTCGTCCTGGTCGTTGATGTAGACTCGTCCACGCCCCTTAGTGCCACTCTGTCCAAGTCCCCTGCTCCtgactcgtcccagcctcctcaaGGGATTTCTACTAACTTATTGGAGAAGGAGGATCTGGCTTGGGAgcgattccaagaggctgtgaaaGGCGAGGACGTAGCTGCgtgctacaacatgtccttgaaagagttcGAGCACTCTGGCATccacgatctcttcaaggtgACCATTTTTGCCTTGTCTTGGTTTGTCCATGTTTGCCCAATGTTATTTCTATCTTCTGAACTTCCTATTCttccatgtaggcaatgtccaagttcatagctacgtccaggcaggccacagagatggacaggacgaggatccttctagagaaaagaatagaagagatcaaaaacgactgtaggacgtgggcggaggtggcgaacaaggccaaggacgagtctgaggagttga
This region includes:
- the LOC142608328 gene encoding uncharacterized protein LOC142608328, translating into MATMKGNKGKEVIDEVARPEPQPQPRPASGEKRKSLSKHVDLASLPSRRGKKAKSGSSRPETARPELPSQPLVLVVDVDSSTPLSATLSKSPAPDSSQPPQGISTNLLEKEDLAWERFQEAVKGEDVAACYNMSLKEFEHSGIHDLFKAMSKFIATSRQATEMDRTRILLEKRIEEIKNDCRTWAEVANKAKDESEELKALVGELKSDAAKKHKRFELLQKENDELSLLLKKAKDEAVEEFKASKEFTDLMDTNYAAGFEDFRMDAMDNFPEVDFSTIKLNLAAATSSLVHTGSDDVNIEDDASTKPAQDDPNIDAPSS